The Tenacibaculum jejuense genome includes a window with the following:
- a CDS encoding AsmA-like C-terminal region-containing protein, with amino-acid sequence MKKIVKIVVITLVVIIVALAAIPFMFQDKIVALIKETINNNVNAKVEFADANLSLLKNFPKASVELKDVLVTNFKPFEGDTLLYSESVKIKLKLTEVFKSSNSQLNINSFTIDNSLVKIHIDEQGNANYDIAKKDASKAVEEKTEEATGETSNFSLSLKEYAITNATLRYHDDKGKMDVVLSDFNHSGSGDFSQKTTELDTKTTTNILFEKDGKALVKNQHLDLNAVLALDLKNSKYSFLKNEAHINQLPLIFDGFVQLNKDNSQEVHVNFKTPSSDFKNFLALIPEEYAKNISDVKTTGDFSIIGKVDGKVTETTIPKIDVTIASNNASFKYPSLPKSVKNIRINTQIKNTTGNVDDTYVNLQKLAFKIDENEFSGNAKVSNLTKNPYINSTVNGKIDLSHIDKVYPLELKNDLSGIITANLTSSFDIDAVQNNKYQRIKNSGNLEIKDFLFSGEQVANPIQINAAKVDFAPKKISLTKFNAVTGTSDLNATGTINNLLGFLLSDKNLQGNFNLNSNSFKVSDFMVAETETSETPKKETPENKEGQPKEKLKIPAFLDCVVNASAKEVYYDNLKLSNVQGKLIIKDEKATLQNVNGNMFGGTIALNGAVNTQKEQPVFDMDMGIKSFNISESFKNIELFKMLSPIADVLQGKLNTNLNLSGNLNDDFTPNLTSMTGKALAEVLATNVEPKNSKALSLLDQNLGFVDLKQLNLKDIKTNLSFDNGKVNVKPFNLKYKDIDIQVGGSHGFDQLMDYNATFNVPAKYLGSEVSNLLGKLDSKDQNVKVPVTANFSGSFTNPSVKTDLKSAVSNLTTQLVQKQKNKLLDKAVGGLLGNKNNKASATDNKKDNTVNAVKDVLGGLFGKKKKKKDEKKKN; translated from the coding sequence ATGAAAAAAATTGTCAAAATTGTAGTCATAACATTAGTCGTAATCATTGTTGCGCTAGCGGCAATTCCTTTCATGTTTCAAGATAAAATTGTTGCTCTTATAAAAGAAACAATTAACAATAATGTAAATGCTAAAGTTGAATTCGCGGATGCTAATTTGAGCCTACTTAAAAACTTTCCTAAAGCTTCTGTAGAATTAAAAGATGTTTTGGTTACCAACTTTAAACCTTTTGAAGGTGATACATTACTTTACAGCGAATCTGTAAAAATTAAACTTAAACTTACTGAGGTTTTTAAATCTTCTAACAGTCAGTTAAATATAAACTCGTTTACTATTGATAATTCTTTAGTAAAAATTCATATTGATGAACAAGGAAATGCAAATTATGACATTGCGAAAAAAGACGCGTCTAAAGCAGTAGAAGAAAAAACTGAAGAAGCTACCGGAGAAACCAGTAACTTTAGTTTATCATTAAAAGAATATGCAATTACCAATGCAACTTTAAGATACCACGACGACAAAGGAAAAATGGATGTCGTTTTATCTGATTTCAATCATTCTGGAAGTGGGGATTTTTCTCAAAAAACAACAGAACTTGATACAAAAACAACTACTAATATTCTTTTTGAAAAAGACGGAAAAGCGTTAGTTAAGAATCAACATTTAGATCTGAATGCAGTTCTAGCTTTAGATTTAAAAAACTCTAAATATTCATTCTTAAAAAACGAAGCACATATCAATCAACTTCCTTTAATTTTTGATGGATTTGTTCAATTAAATAAAGATAATAGCCAAGAAGTTCATGTGAATTTTAAAACTCCGTCTTCTGACTTTAAAAACTTTTTAGCTTTAATTCCAGAAGAATATGCTAAGAATATTTCTGATGTAAAAACTACTGGTGATTTTAGTATTATTGGTAAAGTGGATGGAAAAGTTACAGAAACAACTATTCCTAAAATAGATGTAACGATTGCCTCTAACAACGCTTCATTCAAATATCCTAGTTTACCAAAAAGCGTAAAAAACATTCGCATAAACACTCAAATTAAAAACACTACTGGAAATGTAGATGATACTTATGTTAATCTGCAGAAGTTAGCTTTCAAGATTGATGAAAATGAGTTTAGTGGAAATGCTAAAGTGAGTAATTTAACTAAGAATCCGTATATCAACTCTACTGTTAATGGAAAAATTGATTTAAGTCATATTGATAAAGTATATCCTTTAGAGCTTAAAAACGATTTAAGCGGAATTATAACAGCAAATTTAACTTCTAGCTTCGATATTGATGCTGTTCAAAATAATAAATACCAACGCATAAAAAATAGTGGTAATTTAGAAATTAAAGACTTTTTATTTAGCGGAGAACAAGTTGCGAACCCAATACAAATTAATGCAGCAAAAGTTGATTTTGCCCCTAAAAAAATATCATTAACAAAATTTAATGCCGTTACTGGCACAAGTGATTTAAATGCCACTGGTACAATTAATAATTTACTAGGTTTTTTACTTTCAGATAAAAATTTACAAGGAAACTTTAACTTAAACTCTAACTCTTTTAAGGTTAGTGATTTTATGGTTGCTGAAACTGAAACCAGTGAAACACCTAAAAAAGAAACTCCTGAAAATAAAGAAGGACAACCTAAAGAAAAACTTAAAATTCCAGCATTTTTAGATTGTGTTGTTAACGCTTCTGCAAAAGAAGTTTATTACGATAATTTAAAACTTTCTAATGTTCAAGGAAAGTTAATTATAAAAGATGAAAAAGCTACATTACAAAATGTAAATGGAAATATGTTTGGTGGAACTATAGCCTTAAACGGAGCTGTAAATACTCAAAAAGAACAGCCTGTATTTGATATGGATATGGGAATTAAGTCTTTTAACATCAGTGAATCATTTAAAAACATTGAACTATTTAAAATGCTTTCTCCAATTGCCGATGTTTTACAAGGAAAATTAAACACCAATTTAAATTTATCTGGAAATCTTAATGATGATTTTACACCTAATTTAACTTCTATGACTGGTAAAGCTTTAGCGGAAGTATTAGCAACAAATGTAGAACCTAAAAACTCCAAAGCTTTAAGCTTATTAGATCAAAACTTAGGATTCGTAGATTTAAAACAACTGAACTTAAAAGACATTAAAACTAATTTATCTTTTGATAATGGAAAAGTGAATGTAAAACCTTTCAACCTAAAATATAAAGATATTGACATTCAAGTTGGAGGTAGCCATGGTTTTGATCAATTAATGGATTATAACGCTACTTTTAATGTTCCTGCAAAATACTTAGGAAGTGAAGTTAGTAATTTACTTGGTAAACTAGACAGTAAAGACCAAAACGTGAAAGTTCCTGTTACAGCAAACTTTTCAGGAAGCTTTACTAACCCATCGGTAAAAACAGATTTAAAATCGGCTGTTAGTAATTTAACTACTCAATTGGTTCAAAAACAAAAAAACAAACTATTAGACAAAGCAGTCGGTGGTTTATTAGGAAATAAAAACAATAAAGCTTCTGCTACTGATAATAAAAAAGATAATACAGTAAATGCTGTAAAAGATGTTTTAGGTGGTTTATTTGGCAAAAAGAAGAAAAAGAAAGATGAAAAGAAAAAAAATTAA
- a CDS encoding DUF5686 and carboxypeptidase regulatory-like domain-containing protein has product MKNFTLVLFFLTSFFSSAQIRGKVVNKNNEPLPFVSIYLENSLKGTTTNDNGFYELPTSKKGKQTVVFQFLGFKTVKKEVTINQFPFELNIKMAEEEKLLEEVTVSSTENPANVIIRKVIASKEKNTNKSGKYKADFYSRGLFKIKNAPKKILGQEIGDLGGGLDSTRSGIIYLSETISKIWYQKRPKNFKEVIVASKVSGQDNGISFNRAADVNFNLYKNLVPVADTDIFSPISNYTFSYYKFKLIGTFYDENGKLISKIKIIPRRENDRVFGGHIYIVEDDWAIYGADLTITGAQINNPAIDVLHIKQNYNYEPKSGIWALLLQTIDFKVGFLGFNIDGRFSASYSNYNFSPEFNTETFGKEILSFNDNATKKDSVYWNELRSVPLTLEEQKDYVVKDSIKVVRKSKKYLDSVDTRSNKLKILSPILGYTYRNSYDKWSLNFNGFIESIRFNTVQGFNFNPELSYYKRVNDKGNVWSLSGSINYGFSDEKFRPVVSFYKKWNNIDKPRLSISAGNKLSQFDERNPVSNLNNTIYSLMFKENFAKFFSKSFASVSFSQELYPGIQFFSSAEYADRRPVVNTTDYSFFNRDGTFEANNPINPISNTASFTKHRIIKTQIATTINFGSKYISYPDSRFTVRNNAFPTLTLGYRKTFGSENSEFHSDLLFSRLTQYLSLGNLGDFDYNLRGGIFLEQKNIPFMDFYHPLANEIDLAPSDRLSSFFIMPYYDFSTNDSYAEMHVQHNFKGFLLNKIPLINKLNFHTVIGAKGYFSGGRKPYSEYSIGLDNIGWGKWRFLRFDFVQSNFNGVKENRFLFGISLFD; this is encoded by the coding sequence ATGAAAAACTTTACTTTAGTTCTTTTCTTTTTAACTTCATTTTTTAGCTCTGCACAAATTAGAGGTAAAGTAGTCAACAAAAACAATGAGCCTTTACCATTTGTAAGTATTTATTTAGAAAATTCTTTAAAAGGAACAACAACTAATGACAATGGTTTTTATGAGTTACCTACTTCAAAAAAAGGAAAACAAACAGTTGTATTTCAATTTTTAGGTTTTAAAACTGTAAAAAAAGAAGTTACTATTAATCAATTTCCTTTTGAACTGAATATTAAAATGGCTGAAGAAGAAAAGTTACTGGAAGAAGTAACAGTTTCTTCAACAGAAAACCCTGCTAATGTTATCATTAGAAAAGTGATTGCAAGCAAAGAAAAAAACACCAATAAATCGGGTAAATACAAAGCAGACTTTTATTCACGAGGTTTATTTAAAATTAAAAATGCACCTAAAAAGATATTAGGTCAAGAAATTGGAGATTTAGGTGGTGGATTAGATTCTACACGTAGTGGAATTATTTATCTTTCTGAAACTATTTCAAAAATTTGGTATCAAAAAAGACCTAAAAACTTTAAAGAAGTTATTGTCGCATCTAAGGTAAGTGGACAAGACAATGGAATTTCCTTCAATAGAGCTGCAGATGTTAACTTTAATCTTTATAAAAATTTAGTACCTGTTGCTGATACTGATATTTTCTCACCAATATCTAATTACACCTTTAGTTATTATAAATTTAAATTAATAGGTACATTTTATGATGAAAATGGAAAACTAATTAGTAAAATTAAAATTATTCCTAGAAGAGAAAACGATCGAGTTTTTGGTGGTCATATTTATATTGTTGAAGATGATTGGGCTATTTATGGAGCAGATTTAACGATTACTGGTGCACAAATTAACAATCCGGCTATTGATGTTTTACATATTAAACAAAATTATAACTACGAACCTAAATCTGGTATTTGGGCATTATTATTACAAACTATAGATTTTAAAGTTGGCTTTTTAGGATTTAATATTGATGGACGCTTTTCTGCATCCTACTCCAATTATAATTTCTCACCAGAATTCAACACTGAAACTTTTGGAAAAGAAATTCTTTCTTTTAATGATAATGCTACTAAAAAAGATTCTGTATACTGGAATGAGTTAAGAAGTGTTCCTTTAACTTTAGAAGAACAAAAAGACTATGTAGTTAAAGATAGTATTAAGGTGGTTCGTAAATCGAAAAAATATTTAGATTCTGTTGATACAAGAAGTAATAAATTGAAAATACTATCTCCTATCTTAGGCTATACTTACCGTAATAGCTACGATAAATGGTCGTTAAACTTTAATGGTTTTATAGAAAGTATTCGATTTAATACAGTACAAGGATTTAATTTTAATCCTGAATTGTCTTATTATAAAAGAGTGAATGACAAGGGAAATGTATGGAGTTTAAGCGGATCTATAAATTATGGTTTTTCAGATGAAAAATTTCGTCCTGTCGTTAGTTTTTATAAAAAATGGAATAATATAGATAAACCTCGACTATCTATTTCTGCTGGTAATAAATTGAGTCAATTTGATGAAAGAAATCCTGTAAGTAATTTAAACAACACAATTTACTCACTTATGTTCAAGGAAAACTTTGCCAAGTTTTTCTCAAAGTCTTTTGCTTCTGTTTCTTTTTCTCAAGAATTATATCCTGGAATTCAATTCTTTTCTAGTGCAGAATATGCAGATAGAAGACCAGTAGTAAATACTACAGATTACTCTTTCTTTAATAGAGACGGAACTTTTGAGGCTAATAACCCTATAAATCCGATTTCCAATACTGCCTCTTTTACAAAACATCGAATTATTAAAACTCAAATAGCTACAACAATCAACTTTGGAAGTAAATATATTAGTTATCCAGATTCTCGTTTCACAGTAAGAAATAATGCCTTTCCAACATTAACTTTAGGATATAGAAAAACATTTGGATCTGAAAATTCAGAATTCCACTCTGATCTTCTTTTTTCAAGGCTAACACAATATCTTTCTTTAGGTAATTTGGGTGACTTTGACTACAATCTTAGAGGTGGAATATTTTTAGAGCAAAAAAACATTCCTTTTATGGATTTCTACCATCCTTTAGCTAATGAGATAGATTTAGCGCCTTCCGATCGTTTAAGTAGCTTTTTTATCATGCCTTATTATGATTTTAGCACCAATGATAGTTATGCTGAAATGCATGTACAGCATAACTTTAAAGGTTTTTTACTAAATAAAATTCCTTTGATTAATAAATTGAATTTCCATACAGTTATTGGAGCTAAAGGATACTTCTCTGGAGGAAGAAAACCTTATTCTGAATACTCTATTGGTTTAGACAATATTGGATGGGGTAAATGGCGTTTTTTACGATTTGATTTTGTACAATCTAACTTTAATGGAGTTAAAGAAAATCGTTTCCTGTTTGGAATTAGTTTATTTGATTAA
- a CDS encoding DUF3817 domain-containing protein, producing MINIFKIVSFLEGISYILLLFIASPIKYIYENETYVKMLGMPHGILFIGYIALAVLLKVELKWTNKEFAKVCLLAIIPFGTFFVGKYLTKKED from the coding sequence ATGATCAACATATTTAAAATAGTAAGTTTTTTAGAAGGAATTTCGTACATCCTCTTACTATTTATAGCTTCTCCTATAAAATACATTTACGAAAATGAAACTTATGTAAAAATGTTAGGAATGCCACATGGAATTCTATTTATTGGATATATAGCTTTGGCAGTTTTACTAAAGGTTGAATTAAAATGGACTAACAAAGAGTTTGCAAAAGTTTGTTTGTTAGCTATTATTCCTTTCGGAACATTTTTTGTTGGAAAGTATTTGACTAAAAAAGAAGATTAA
- a CDS encoding TonB-dependent receptor: MRWIFLLFLLVSTTLFSQEVTVYDAETGKVIEAVAVFNKDKSKSGVTNENGKVDLTMFSNEVIYFSHVSYAEFSSKKSVILLNNNEVFLSKESEQLDEVVVSVFKNKAKTKRIAEQIEVIKAREIQKIAAQSSADVLANVPGIRVQRSQFGGGSPVLRGMESNRVLLVVDGVRMNNAIYRKGHLQNSITVAPSMLDRTEVVFGPTSVTYGSDALGGVIHYYTKTPKLSKNKEVKSNFFSRFSTVNNEITNQASVELQFPKWGSFTSVSHSNFGDLKMGENRSHGFEDWGKITYFSENVGSRFVSTPTLNSDPNLQRNTGYNQTDILQKFYVPLSKSTDLKINIQYSTSSDVPRFDRLTELTDEADPATLKFAEWYYGPQNRLLISPQLEINPKKKWMKSGVFTLAYQNIKESRIQRKFGSLQRSYREEEVDIFSLNGDFAVPLAKHRDLGYGFEVAYNDVNSNSFGKELDVVNNEIIGFNGDFAVQSRYADGGSSYLSSALYVDYRQDISKRSTLNSGIRLTNTQLRAKWVDDAFITLPDNDISLSNTAVTFSVGYVHKPAENWKLNAVISSGFRSPNIDDVGKVREKGGNVTVPNVNLRPEHAYSGEIGLEKYFNDRKFKIGANVYYTLLTNYIYRDDFILNGQSTIRFDGVDGNNIVANVNRDNAYVTGFTMNYQGKLFKNWTTTGSITYTKGRTFDTDQPMSSIPPLFGNFDVNYVTKKVEAGVNFRFNAKKDIDDFNIDEGIDNHEQTPIVDINASEETERYFGSPSWQTLSAFARYNLSNNFSLQARVDNIFDEHYREFASGVSAPGRNLSVSLFANF, translated from the coding sequence ATGAGGTGGATATTTTTACTTTTTTTATTAGTTTCTACTACTTTATTTTCACAAGAAGTTACCGTTTACGATGCGGAAACAGGTAAGGTAATTGAAGCTGTAGCAGTTTTTAATAAAGACAAGAGCAAATCTGGTGTTACCAATGAAAATGGTAAAGTAGATCTTACTATGTTTTCAAATGAAGTTATTTACTTCTCACACGTTTCTTATGCCGAATTTTCAAGCAAAAAGTCTGTAATTTTACTTAACAACAATGAAGTTTTTTTGTCTAAAGAATCAGAACAATTAGACGAAGTTGTAGTTTCAGTGTTTAAGAATAAGGCAAAAACAAAAAGAATAGCAGAACAAATAGAAGTAATTAAAGCCAGAGAAATACAAAAAATAGCAGCACAAAGTTCAGCTGATGTGTTGGCGAATGTACCAGGAATTCGAGTGCAACGATCACAGTTTGGAGGAGGAAGTCCAGTATTAAGAGGTATGGAAAGTAATCGTGTGCTTTTAGTTGTTGATGGTGTTCGAATGAATAATGCAATTTACAGAAAAGGACATTTACAAAATTCAATTACGGTTGCACCAAGTATGTTAGATAGAACTGAAGTTGTTTTTGGTCCAACCTCAGTTACTTATGGCTCCGATGCTTTAGGTGGTGTAATACATTACTACACCAAAACACCAAAACTATCTAAAAATAAAGAAGTAAAAAGCAACTTTTTTTCTCGTTTTTCTACGGTGAATAACGAAATTACAAATCAGGCTTCTGTAGAGTTACAATTTCCTAAATGGGGAAGTTTCACAAGTGTTTCGCATAGTAATTTTGGTGATTTAAAAATGGGGGAAAATAGATCTCATGGATTTGAAGATTGGGGAAAGATTACATATTTTTCTGAAAATGTAGGAAGTCGTTTTGTGTCAACTCCAACGTTAAATTCAGATCCAAATCTTCAAAGAAACACAGGATATAATCAAACAGATATTCTTCAAAAGTTTTATGTACCACTTTCTAAAAGTACAGATCTTAAGATAAATATTCAGTATTCAACATCTTCTGATGTGCCTCGATTTGATAGATTAACAGAACTTACTGATGAAGCTGATCCAGCTACATTAAAGTTCGCAGAATGGTATTATGGTCCGCAAAATCGTTTGTTAATTTCACCTCAATTAGAGATCAACCCGAAAAAAAAATGGATGAAAAGTGGTGTGTTTACATTAGCTTATCAAAATATAAAAGAAAGCAGAATTCAAAGGAAATTTGGAAGTTTACAAAGATCTTACAGAGAAGAAGAGGTTGATATTTTTAGCTTAAATGGTGATTTTGCTGTTCCGTTAGCAAAACACAGAGATTTAGGGTATGGATTTGAAGTTGCTTACAACGATGTAAATTCTAATTCTTTTGGAAAAGAACTAGATGTAGTTAACAATGAGATTATTGGATTTAACGGTGATTTTGCTGTACAATCTCGTTATGCAGACGGCGGAAGTAGTTATTTAAGTTCAGCATTATATGTAGATTACAGACAAGATATATCTAAAAGATCAACATTAAACTCTGGTATTCGTTTAACAAATACGCAACTTAGAGCCAAATGGGTAGATGATGCATTTATCACATTACCAGATAATGACATTAGCTTAAGTAATACAGCAGTAACCTTCAGTGTAGGTTATGTTCATAAACCAGCGGAAAATTGGAAATTAAATGCTGTGATTTCTTCTGGATTTAGATCTCCTAATATCGATGATGTTGGAAAAGTAAGAGAAAAAGGAGGAAATGTAACTGTGCCAAATGTGAATTTAAGACCAGAACACGCTTACAGTGGAGAAATAGGTTTGGAAAAGTACTTTAATGATAGAAAATTTAAGATTGGAGCCAATGTGTATTACACTTTATTAACGAATTATATTTATCGTGATGACTTTATCTTAAATGGTCAATCAACAATTAGATTTGATGGTGTAGATGGGAATAATATTGTAGCAAATGTAAATAGAGATAATGCTTATGTAACTGGTTTTACAATGAATTATCAAGGAAAGTTGTTTAAAAACTGGACAACTACAGGTTCTATAACATATACAAAAGGAAGAACTTTTGATACAGATCAACCAATGTCTTCAATTCCTCCATTATTTGGAAATTTTGATGTGAACTATGTTACTAAAAAAGTAGAAGCAGGAGTGAATTTCCGTTTCAATGCTAAAAAAGATATTGATGATTTTAATATTGATGAAGGAATCGATAATCATGAACAAACTCCAATAGTAGATATAAATGCATCAGAGGAAACTGAAAGGTATTTTGGTTCTCCAAGTTGGCAAACTTTAAGTGCTTTTGCGAGATATAACTTAAGTAATAATTTTAGTTTGCAGGCAAGAGTAGATAATATTTTTGATGAGCATTATCGCGAATTTGCATCTGGAGTTTCAGCTCCTGGAAGAAACCTTTCAGTGAGTTTATTTGCTAATTTTTAA
- the recO gene encoding DNA repair protein RecO — translation MTVISTKAIVFSAIKYSDSSLIVKCFTEEDGVKTYMVRGVLKSKKGKLKAAYFQPLTLLQLTANHNTKGTLNSIKEAQVSPMYETIHMSVVKQTIVLFISEILSSIIQEEEKNEILYNYIETALIWLDTHDSISNFHLLFLLNLSRFLGFYPDTTNTESSGFNLLEGSFTNSVYDKTTITGKDFVLFKRLLGINFDAIHTISFNKKERQSVLKLIIRYFELHLDGFKKPKSLDVLESVFS, via the coding sequence ATGACTGTTATTTCTACAAAAGCCATAGTTTTTAGTGCAATAAAGTATAGTGACTCTAGTTTAATTGTAAAATGTTTTACAGAAGAAGATGGAGTTAAAACTTACATGGTAAGAGGAGTTTTAAAATCTAAGAAAGGAAAATTAAAAGCGGCTTATTTTCAACCTTTAACCTTATTACAGTTAACAGCAAATCATAATACAAAAGGAACTTTAAATTCAATAAAAGAAGCTCAAGTTTCACCCATGTATGAAACAATACATATGTCTGTTGTTAAGCAAACTATAGTCTTATTTATATCTGAGATTTTATCTTCAATAATTCAAGAAGAAGAGAAAAATGAGATATTATATAATTACATAGAAACTGCATTAATTTGGTTAGATACTCATGATTCAATTTCTAATTTTCATTTACTTTTTTTACTCAATTTATCACGTTTTTTAGGGTTTTACCCAGACACTACAAATACTGAAAGTTCAGGATTCAATTTGTTAGAAGGAAGCTTTACAAATTCAGTTTATGACAAAACAACTATCACTGGTAAAGATTTTGTTTTATTCAAAAGACTTTTAGGCATAAATTTTGATGCAATTCATACAATTTCATTTAATAAAAAAGAAAGACAGAGCGTACTAAAGCTAATAATTCGATATTTTGAGTTACATTTGGATGGTTTTAAAAAACCAAAATCTTTAGACGTTTTAGAATCAGTGTTTAGTTAA
- the porZ gene encoding type IX secretion system anionic LPS delivery protein PorZ, whose product MKKICTLIALCFLLLSNAQNDFSDRWEDFFSYNNVRDFVINGENVFALTDNAVFSYNTTTEELRKLSSVNGLSGETTSAIHYNETFDRIVIGYETGLVEVISDDGTVTVSPDIVNFNQSGLKRINDIFEHNGQLFIATSFAIVLYDIERLEFGDTYFIGAGSTSVNVNQITVLNNEIYAATDNGIFVADITSPNLIDAANWEQRFTGIFQKITSFSGNVYAVSNRNLVRLNGTTQQNVLSFPENIKDVKSSATNLVVSLSNSANVYNTSLALQSTNTTSSSFDFTLNTAIVNNSSILLGTSEFGLLNAPLGSQSYTEIHPDGPLSNQVFSIDVFNNNLWVLYGGYDVTFTPSQIRQGYSRFNGETWLNTPFNPTNPFGDLVSITIDKNNDNRVFISSFGDTGSVNTPLTGGLFEIVDDNITNFYNHLNSPLEDIVPTDPNRVTIRISGTAFDREGNLWVTNILGNSRLKKLSPAGNWTNFNINQLYVQNRAGMGEIAIDNTNTVWITTRSNGLFAYNENGDRKRALTTEPTKGNLPNRNTRAIAIDRNNRLWIGTLSGLVVYNNPASIFDASVFDAEPIIILDDGIAKKLLGDQTINAIKVDGANNKWFGTDNGGVLYTNPNGQNTLANFNKDNSPLPSNKILKIAVDEFTGKVFFATDKGIVAYNSNVAPFGDELSEVYAYPNPVLNTHDRVTIAGRNETNIPKGTNVKILDASGNLVYETNVVEGQQVEGGKVVWNKRNLAGQKVASGIYIVLLTTEEGEQSATTKIAIVN is encoded by the coding sequence ATGAAGAAAATCTGTACACTAATAGCCTTATGTTTTTTGTTGTTATCCAATGCACAAAATGATTTTAGTGATCGTTGGGAAGATTTCTTTTCATATAATAATGTAAGAGACTTTGTTATTAATGGTGAAAATGTCTTTGCATTAACAGATAATGCGGTTTTTTCATACAATACAACTACAGAGGAGTTAAGGAAACTATCTTCTGTTAATGGTTTATCTGGTGAAACGACTTCGGCAATTCACTATAATGAAACTTTTGATAGAATTGTTATCGGATACGAAACAGGTTTGGTAGAAGTAATTAGTGATGATGGTACAGTTACAGTTTCTCCTGATATCGTAAACTTTAACCAATCTGGTTTAAAGAGAATTAATGATATTTTTGAGCATAACGGACAATTATTTATAGCAACTTCATTTGCAATTGTTTTATATGATATTGAACGCTTAGAATTTGGTGATACTTATTTTATTGGCGCAGGATCTACTAGTGTAAATGTAAATCAAATCACCGTTTTAAATAATGAGATTTATGCTGCTACAGATAATGGAATATTTGTGGCAGATATCACAAGTCCTAATTTGATTGATGCAGCAAATTGGGAACAAAGATTCACAGGGATTTTTCAAAAAATCACATCTTTTTCAGGAAATGTTTATGCAGTGTCTAATCGTAACTTAGTTAGGTTAAACGGAACAACACAACAAAACGTACTTTCTTTTCCTGAAAATATTAAGGATGTAAAAAGTTCTGCTACGAATTTAGTAGTATCTCTATCTAATTCAGCTAATGTTTATAACACTTCTTTAGCACTACAAAGCACTAATACAACATCTAGTAGTTTTGATTTTACGCTAAATACAGCTATTGTTAACAATAGTTCAATTTTACTGGGTACATCAGAATTCGGCTTATTAAATGCTCCTCTAGGATCACAATCTTACACAGAGATTCATCCTGATGGACCATTATCAAATCAAGTATTTTCTATAGATGTTTTCAATAATAATTTATGGGTGTTGTACGGAGGTTACGATGTAACATTTACACCTTCTCAGATACGCCAAGGTTATTCAAGATTCAATGGTGAAACTTGGTTAAATACTCCGTTTAATCCAACGAATCCATTTGGAGATTTAGTAAGTATTACGATTGATAAAAATAATGATAATAGAGTTTTTATAAGTTCTTTTGGAGATACAGGATCAGTAAATACACCACTAACTGGAGGTTTATTTGAGATAGTTGACGATAACATTACAAACTTTTATAATCATTTAAATAGTCCTTTAGAAGATATAGTGCCTACAGATCCCAACAGAGTAACAATTCGTATTTCTGGAACAGCTTTCGATAGAGAAGGAAACTTATGGGTAACTAACATTTTGGGGAATTCAAGATTAAAGAAATTATCACCTGCAGGAAATTGGACAAACTTTAATATTAATCAATTGTATGTTCAGAATAGGGCTGGTATGGGAGAAATTGCAATTGATAATACAAATACAGTTTGGATTACTACCAGAAGTAATGGTTTGTTTGCATATAACGAAAATGGAGATAGAAAAAGAGCTTTAACAACTGAGCCAACGAAAGGAAATTTACCCAATAGAAATACAAGAGCCATAGCCATAGATAGAAATAATAGACTTTGGATAGGAACTTTATCTGGTTTAGTAGTCTATAATAATCCTGCCTCAATTTTCGATGCTAGTGTTTTTGATGCAGAACCAATAATTATTTTAGACGATGGTATCGCAAAAAAGTTATTAGGGGATCAAACTATAAATGCCATAAAAGTAGACGGAGCAAATAACAAATGGTTTGGTACAGATAATGGAGGAGTTTTATATACTAATCCTAATGGTCAAAATACGCTGGCTAACTTTAACAAGGATAATTCACCTTTACCATCAAACAAAATTTTAAAGATTGCTGTTGATGAGTTTACAGGTAAAGTTTTCTTTGCAACAGATAAAGGAATTGTAGCTTACAATAGTAATGTTGCTCCTTTTGGTGATGAATTAAGTGAAGTATATGCATATCCAAACCCGGTATTAAACACTCACGATCGTGTCACTATAGCTGGTAGAAATGAAACAAATATACCTAAAGGCACTAATGTGAAAATATTAGATGCTTCTGGAAACTTAGTTTATGAAACAAATGTAGTGGAAGGTCAGCAAGTTGAAGGAGGAAAAGTAGTTTGGAATAAAAGAAATTTAGCAGGACAAAAAGTTGCTTCTGGAATTTACATTGTATTATTAACCACTGAAGAAGGAGAACAATCAGCCACTACTAAAATAGCGATTGTAAACTAA